A stretch of Gossypium hirsutum isolate 1008001.06 chromosome A06, Gossypium_hirsutum_v2.1, whole genome shotgun sequence DNA encodes these proteins:
- the LOC107962954 gene encoding small RNA 2'-O-methyltransferase isoform X2, whose product MAIYIPCSPEKAVEPVILNISSTGYYFDVIAQILGLSDANMVLVSRTIGKASSETRFYFAAPKSYPLDMSSDLLNAKVVPFGGPLNARASSLCGQDIYGDSILASIGYTWKGQDIFHEDVTLQSYYRMLISKIPSGVYKLSREAILAAELPLTFTTKTNWKGSFPREILSSFCRQYRLLEPVFCVSSIPLKVSSELSRSNNKPGVSESADQEREYTNENESVDVDPKLVVSGSSFTCEIKIYSKCQDLILECAPNVLYKKQNDAVQSASLKVLSWLNAYLKDIDMSLEKEKQLANVFDIKFYRQIFFKEVVKCLSVCNCQHNETLGRKEPELNGVVENDASYINIEGTDSDLCPSNGSLLCVCYSVSLVTKGELQKELLESIEEFEFEMGTGAVIPCLEAVVSQMSVGQSACFYTELPPEDLVLAAAKDLANALAFLTSPCCLEYSIILLQVTEPPEDRMEQALFNPPLSKQRVEYAVQQIQEFCATSLVDFGCGSGSLLESLLEYPTSLETIAGVDISQKSLSRAAKVLHSKLVMKSDFDAPCRSIKSAILFDGSITDFDSRLCGFDLATCLEVIEHMEEEQASLFGDIVLSSFRPRVLIVSTPNYEYNVVLQKSNLTSHEDDPEEKIQSQSCKFRNHDHKFEWTREQFQHWASELAVRHKYRVEFSGVGGAVDLEPGFASQIAVFRRVFLPEDADGLKDEDSVWQYKVIWEWNRSCVVQEQESGKMIGTAKVDDGLYVWNKHSSQEGMALSTSKEDSIMLWHRRLGHPNFMYLKKLFRLLFLNKKISSLNCEVCQLSKNTRVPYPLKPYVQFQPFSLIYSDLWGASRVKNITGARWFITFIDDHTRVCWIYLLKEKSEVSRVFKNFHSMIRTQFNSNIHTLRTDNGREYFNFILSPYLSEQGIIHQSSYPDTLQQNGVSERKNRHLVVVARALMFTMGVPKYLWGEALLTACYLINRLPSKVLNFQTPLHTLQKSFPLFRVPNFPTKTFGCKAFVHNHQPNRSKLDPRANTCVFIGYSPTQKGTSATLQPYTGCLCPLMLLSSKMSHIFQPLIFRGRYLVKMRPRAIFSLYLKVLSALPPLQNLLKILQPLLFLFWNLFFLFWNLFFPSPLFSNKKQG is encoded by the exons ATGGCCATATACATACCATGTTCACCTGAAAAGGCTGTTGAACCGGTGATTCTTAATATATCATCAACAGGTTATTACTTTGATGTTATTGCACAAATACTTGGATTATCAGATGCCAACATGGTTTTGGTCTCGAG GACTATTGGTAAAGCTTCATCTGAAACAAGATTTTACTTTGCTGCTCCCAAGTCATATCCTCTAGATATGTCATCTGATCTTTTAAATGCTAAAGTTGTTCCGTTTGGAGGACCTTTGAATGCAAGGGCCAGCTCTCTTTGTGGTCAAGATATATATGGGGATTCAATTTTGGCATCCATTGGTTACACTTGGAAAGGCCAAGATATTTTCCATGAAGATGTCACCTTGCAATCTTATTACAG GATGCTTATAAGTAAAATACCAAGTGGAGTTTACAAGTTGTCCAGAGAGGCAATACTTGCAGCTGAGTTGCCCCTGACGTTTACTACAAAGACAAACTGGAAGGGTTCCTTCCCGAGAGAAATTCTCAGTTCATTCTGTCGCCAGTACCGGCTATTAGAACCTGTTTTTTGTGTCTCAAGTATTCCTTTAAAAGTATCATCGGAGTTGTCAAGATCAAACAATAAACCTGGGGTTTCAGAATCAGCTGATCAAGAGAGAGAGTATACCAATGAAAATGAATCTGTTGATGTTGACCCAAAATTGGTGGTATCGGGAAGCAGTTttacttgtgaaataaaaatatactccAAGTGTCAAGATTTGATTTTGGAGTGTGCACCCAATGTTTTGTATAAGAAGCAAAATGATGCTGTCCAGAGTGCTTCCTTAAAAGTTTTATCATGGTTGAATGCATATTTAAAGGACATAGATATGTCTTTGGAGAAAGAAAAACAATTAGCCAATGTCTTTGATATTAAGTTTTATCGACAAATCTTTTTCAAGGAAGTTGTAAAATGCCTATCTGTTTGTAACTGTCAGCATAATGAAACTTTGGGAAGGAAAGAACCTGAATTGAATGGTGTGGTGGAAAATGATGCGAGTTATATAAATATAGAAGGTACAGATTCTGATCTGTGTCCATCTAATGGATCCCTTTTGTGCGTATGTTATTCTGTATCTTTAGTGACAAAAGGTGAACTTCAGAAGGAGCTTCTTGAAAGTATCGAGGAGTTTGAGTTTGAGATGGGGACTGGAGCGGTAATTCCCTGTCTTGAAGCTGTTGTCTCCCAGATGTCTGTTGGCCAGTCTGCTTGTTTCTATACAGAGTTGCCTCCTGAAGATTTGGTTTTGGCTGCAGCTAAGGATTTGGCAAATGCTCTTGCATTCTTAACTTCAC CTTGCTGCTTGGAGTACTCGATCATCTTGTTACAGGTGACAGAACCCCCAGAAGACAGAATGGAGCAGGCACTTTTCAACCCACCACTTTCTAAGCAACGTGTCGAATATGCAGTGCAACAGATTCAAGAATTTTGTGCTACTTCTTTG GTTGATTTTGGATGTGGCTCTGGTAGTTTACTGGAGTCTTTGTTGGAGTATCCAACTTCTTTGGAAACAATTGCCGGAGTTGATATTTCACAAAAGAGCCTCAGTCGTGCAGCAAAG GTTCTTCATTCAAAACTAGTCATGAAGTCGGATTTTGATGCACCTTGTAGGAGTATAAAATCTGCCATTCTTTTTGATGGCTCTATTACAGATTTTGATTCTCGGTTGTGTGGATTTGATCTTGCCACATGCTTAGAG gtgATTGAACATATGGAGGAGGAGCAGGCCAGTCTGTTTGGTGATATTGTCCTCAGTTCTTTTCGTCCAAGGGTTCTTATTGTTTCGACTCCCAACTATGAGTACAATGTTGTTCTCCAGAAATCCAATCTAACAAGCCATGAAGATGATCCGGAGGAGAAGATTCAGTCACAATCATGTAAATTTCGCAACCATGACCACAAGTTTGAGTGGACAAGAGAGCAGTTTCAACATTGGGCATCTGAATTAGCTGTTAGACACAAGTATAGGGTTGAATTCAGTGGGGTTGGTGGTGCTGTTGATCTGGAACCGGGATTTGCTTCACAGATTGCCGTCTTTAGAAGGGTGTTTCTACCCGAGGATGCTGACGGTCTGAAGGATGAAGATTCGGTATGGCAATACAAAGTTATATGGGAGTGGAATAGAA GTTGTGTGGTTCAGGAACAAGAATCGGGGAAGATGATTGGCactgctaaagttgatgatggctTATATGTTTGGAACAAACACAGTTCACAAGAAGGGATGGCCTTATCTACATCAAAAGAAGATTCTATCATGCTATGGCACCGTAGACTAGGACACCCAAATTTCATGTACTTGAAGAAATTGTTTCGTCTACTatttctaaataagaaaataagttcaTTGAACTGTGAAGTTTGCCAACTGTCTAAAAACACTCGTGTCCCTTATCCTTTGAAACCTTATGTTCAATTTCAACCTTTCTCTTTAATCTACAGTGATCTATGGGGAGCCAGTCGAGTAAAAAACATCACAGGGGCTAGGTGGTTCATAACTTTCATTGATGATCACACTAGAGTTTGTTGGATCTATCTCCTTAAAGAAAAATCCGAAGTCTCTAGagtcttcaaaaattttcattcaatgatTCGAACCCAGTTCAATTCAAATATTCACACCCTTAGAACTGATAATGGGAGAGAGTACTTTAATTTTATCCTAAGTCCTTATCTTTCTGAGCAAGGAATCATACATCAAAGTTCTTATCCTGACACCCTTCAACAAAACGGGGTTTCTGAGAGGAAAAATAGACATCTTGTAGTCGTGGCTCGTGCTCTTATGTTTACTATGGGTGTACCAAAGTATTTATGGGGAGAAGCTCTCCTCACTGCTTGTTATCTTATAAACCGACTCCCATCTAAGGTATTAAACTTTCAAACACCTTTACATACTCTTCAAAAAAGTTTTCCCTTGTTTCGTGTTCCTAATTTCCCAACCAAAACATTTGGTTGCAAAGCATTTGTCCACAACCATCAACCTAACCGATCTAAACTTGATCCTAGAGCCAACACTTGTGTTTTTATTGGTTACTCACCTACACAAAAGGGTACAAGTGCTACTCTCCAACCTTACACCGGATGTTTGTGTCCTTTGATGTTACTTTCTTCGAAAATGAGCCATATTTTTCAGCCTctcatcttcagggggagatACTTAGTGAAGATGAGACCTCGAGCAATCTTCTCAT
- the LOC107962954 gene encoding small RNA 2'-O-methyltransferase isoform X1, whose translation METGGSLVQAIRKPTLTPKAIIHQKFGSKASYTVEEVEEPTQNGCPGLAILQKGPCLYRCSLDLPDFTVVSGSFKKKKDAEQSAAQIALEKLGINLSADSPTAEEAWRELIARVKYIFSNEFLPALHPLSSHFKAALRRVGDLNASVPASVIAICDGKLNNLCKIINPTVESHPLLVLSYIMRAAAGLPELVVGAEGQLSIWRKDPYPPNVIESSISQQSDVAESITTMAIYIPCSPEKAVEPVILNISSTGYYFDVIAQILGLSDANMVLVSRTIGKASSETRFYFAAPKSYPLDMSSDLLNAKVVPFGGPLNARASSLCGQDIYGDSILASIGYTWKGQDIFHEDVTLQSYYRMLISKIPSGVYKLSREAILAAELPLTFTTKTNWKGSFPREILSSFCRQYRLLEPVFCVSSIPLKVSSELSRSNNKPGVSESADQEREYTNENESVDVDPKLVVSGSSFTCEIKIYSKCQDLILECAPNVLYKKQNDAVQSASLKVLSWLNAYLKDIDMSLEKEKQLANVFDIKFYRQIFFKEVVKCLSVCNCQHNETLGRKEPELNGVVENDASYINIEGTDSDLCPSNGSLLCVCYSVSLVTKGELQKELLESIEEFEFEMGTGAVIPCLEAVVSQMSVGQSACFYTELPPEDLVLAAAKDLANALAFLTSPCCLEYSIILLQVTEPPEDRMEQALFNPPLSKQRVEYAVQQIQEFCATSLVDFGCGSGSLLESLLEYPTSLETIAGVDISQKSLSRAAKVLHSKLVMKSDFDAPCRSIKSAILFDGSITDFDSRLCGFDLATCLEVIEHMEEEQASLFGDIVLSSFRPRVLIVSTPNYEYNVVLQKSNLTSHEDDPEEKIQSQSCKFRNHDHKFEWTREQFQHWASELAVRHKYRVEFSGVGGAVDLEPGFASQIAVFRRVFLPEDADGLKDEDSVWQYKVIWEWNRSCVVQEQESGKMIGTAKVDDGLYVWNKHSSQEGMALSTSKEDSIMLWHRRLGHPNFMYLKKLFRLLFLNKKISSLNCEVCQLSKNTRVPYPLKPYVQFQPFSLIYSDLWGASRVKNITGARWFITFIDDHTRVCWIYLLKEKSEVSRVFKNFHSMIRTQFNSNIHTLRTDNGREYFNFILSPYLSEQGIIHQSSYPDTLQQNGVSERKNRHLVVVARALMFTMGVPKYLWGEALLTACYLINRLPSKVLNFQTPLHTLQKSFPLFRVPNFPTKTFGCKAFVHNHQPNRSKLDPRANTCVFIGYSPTQKGTSATLQPYTGCLCPLMLLSSKMSHIFQPLIFRGRYLVKMRPRAIFSLYLKVLSALPPLQNLLKILQPLLFLFWNLFFLFWNLFFPSPLFSNKKQG comes from the exons ATGGAAACTGGAGGATCATTGGTACAGGCAATAAGAAAGCCCACGCTTACGCCTAAAGCTATTATACACCAGAAGTTTGGAAGCAAAGCTTCTTATACGGTAGAGGAAGTAGAGGAACCTACTCAAAATGGATGCCCAGGATTGGCTATCCTTCAGAAGGGGCCCTGCCTTTATCGCTGTAGCTTGGACCTTCCAGATTTTACTGTTGTGTCTGGGTCCTttaagaagaagaaagatgctgaGCAGTCTGCTGCTCAGATTGCCTTGGAAAAG CTTGGCATCAATCTTTCTGCTGATAGTCCCACTGCAGAGGAAGCATGGAGAGAGTTGATAGCTCGTGTTAAATATATATTCTCGAACGAG TTCCTTCCAGCTCTTCATCCTTTGAGCAGTCATTTCAAAGCGGCTTTACGCAGAGTTGGTGATCTTAATGCTTCAGTTCCTGCTTCTGTTATTGCTATATGTGACGGAAAACTTAATAATCTGTGCAAAATAATTAATCCTACTGTGGAGTCTCATCCTCTCTTGGTCTTATCATATATTATGAGAGCTGCTGCAGGATTACCAGAGTTGGTTGTTGGTGCTGAGGGACAGCTTTCGATTTGGAGGAAAGATCCTTATCCTCCTAATGTCATAGAATCATCAATATCTCAACAGTCTGATGTTGCTGAAAGCATTACAACTATGGCCATATACATACCATGTTCACCTGAAAAGGCTGTTGAACCGGTGATTCTTAATATATCATCAACAGGTTATTACTTTGATGTTATTGCACAAATACTTGGATTATCAGATGCCAACATGGTTTTGGTCTCGAG GACTATTGGTAAAGCTTCATCTGAAACAAGATTTTACTTTGCTGCTCCCAAGTCATATCCTCTAGATATGTCATCTGATCTTTTAAATGCTAAAGTTGTTCCGTTTGGAGGACCTTTGAATGCAAGGGCCAGCTCTCTTTGTGGTCAAGATATATATGGGGATTCAATTTTGGCATCCATTGGTTACACTTGGAAAGGCCAAGATATTTTCCATGAAGATGTCACCTTGCAATCTTATTACAG GATGCTTATAAGTAAAATACCAAGTGGAGTTTACAAGTTGTCCAGAGAGGCAATACTTGCAGCTGAGTTGCCCCTGACGTTTACTACAAAGACAAACTGGAAGGGTTCCTTCCCGAGAGAAATTCTCAGTTCATTCTGTCGCCAGTACCGGCTATTAGAACCTGTTTTTTGTGTCTCAAGTATTCCTTTAAAAGTATCATCGGAGTTGTCAAGATCAAACAATAAACCTGGGGTTTCAGAATCAGCTGATCAAGAGAGAGAGTATACCAATGAAAATGAATCTGTTGATGTTGACCCAAAATTGGTGGTATCGGGAAGCAGTTttacttgtgaaataaaaatatactccAAGTGTCAAGATTTGATTTTGGAGTGTGCACCCAATGTTTTGTATAAGAAGCAAAATGATGCTGTCCAGAGTGCTTCCTTAAAAGTTTTATCATGGTTGAATGCATATTTAAAGGACATAGATATGTCTTTGGAGAAAGAAAAACAATTAGCCAATGTCTTTGATATTAAGTTTTATCGACAAATCTTTTTCAAGGAAGTTGTAAAATGCCTATCTGTTTGTAACTGTCAGCATAATGAAACTTTGGGAAGGAAAGAACCTGAATTGAATGGTGTGGTGGAAAATGATGCGAGTTATATAAATATAGAAGGTACAGATTCTGATCTGTGTCCATCTAATGGATCCCTTTTGTGCGTATGTTATTCTGTATCTTTAGTGACAAAAGGTGAACTTCAGAAGGAGCTTCTTGAAAGTATCGAGGAGTTTGAGTTTGAGATGGGGACTGGAGCGGTAATTCCCTGTCTTGAAGCTGTTGTCTCCCAGATGTCTGTTGGCCAGTCTGCTTGTTTCTATACAGAGTTGCCTCCTGAAGATTTGGTTTTGGCTGCAGCTAAGGATTTGGCAAATGCTCTTGCATTCTTAACTTCAC CTTGCTGCTTGGAGTACTCGATCATCTTGTTACAGGTGACAGAACCCCCAGAAGACAGAATGGAGCAGGCACTTTTCAACCCACCACTTTCTAAGCAACGTGTCGAATATGCAGTGCAACAGATTCAAGAATTTTGTGCTACTTCTTTG GTTGATTTTGGATGTGGCTCTGGTAGTTTACTGGAGTCTTTGTTGGAGTATCCAACTTCTTTGGAAACAATTGCCGGAGTTGATATTTCACAAAAGAGCCTCAGTCGTGCAGCAAAG GTTCTTCATTCAAAACTAGTCATGAAGTCGGATTTTGATGCACCTTGTAGGAGTATAAAATCTGCCATTCTTTTTGATGGCTCTATTACAGATTTTGATTCTCGGTTGTGTGGATTTGATCTTGCCACATGCTTAGAG gtgATTGAACATATGGAGGAGGAGCAGGCCAGTCTGTTTGGTGATATTGTCCTCAGTTCTTTTCGTCCAAGGGTTCTTATTGTTTCGACTCCCAACTATGAGTACAATGTTGTTCTCCAGAAATCCAATCTAACAAGCCATGAAGATGATCCGGAGGAGAAGATTCAGTCACAATCATGTAAATTTCGCAACCATGACCACAAGTTTGAGTGGACAAGAGAGCAGTTTCAACATTGGGCATCTGAATTAGCTGTTAGACACAAGTATAGGGTTGAATTCAGTGGGGTTGGTGGTGCTGTTGATCTGGAACCGGGATTTGCTTCACAGATTGCCGTCTTTAGAAGGGTGTTTCTACCCGAGGATGCTGACGGTCTGAAGGATGAAGATTCGGTATGGCAATACAAAGTTATATGGGAGTGGAATAGAA GTTGTGTGGTTCAGGAACAAGAATCGGGGAAGATGATTGGCactgctaaagttgatgatggctTATATGTTTGGAACAAACACAGTTCACAAGAAGGGATGGCCTTATCTACATCAAAAGAAGATTCTATCATGCTATGGCACCGTAGACTAGGACACCCAAATTTCATGTACTTGAAGAAATTGTTTCGTCTACTatttctaaataagaaaataagttcaTTGAACTGTGAAGTTTGCCAACTGTCTAAAAACACTCGTGTCCCTTATCCTTTGAAACCTTATGTTCAATTTCAACCTTTCTCTTTAATCTACAGTGATCTATGGGGAGCCAGTCGAGTAAAAAACATCACAGGGGCTAGGTGGTTCATAACTTTCATTGATGATCACACTAGAGTTTGTTGGATCTATCTCCTTAAAGAAAAATCCGAAGTCTCTAGagtcttcaaaaattttcattcaatgatTCGAACCCAGTTCAATTCAAATATTCACACCCTTAGAACTGATAATGGGAGAGAGTACTTTAATTTTATCCTAAGTCCTTATCTTTCTGAGCAAGGAATCATACATCAAAGTTCTTATCCTGACACCCTTCAACAAAACGGGGTTTCTGAGAGGAAAAATAGACATCTTGTAGTCGTGGCTCGTGCTCTTATGTTTACTATGGGTGTACCAAAGTATTTATGGGGAGAAGCTCTCCTCACTGCTTGTTATCTTATAAACCGACTCCCATCTAAGGTATTAAACTTTCAAACACCTTTACATACTCTTCAAAAAAGTTTTCCCTTGTTTCGTGTTCCTAATTTCCCAACCAAAACATTTGGTTGCAAAGCATTTGTCCACAACCATCAACCTAACCGATCTAAACTTGATCCTAGAGCCAACACTTGTGTTTTTATTGGTTACTCACCTACACAAAAGGGTACAAGTGCTACTCTCCAACCTTACACCGGATGTTTGTGTCCTTTGATGTTACTTTCTTCGAAAATGAGCCATATTTTTCAGCCTctcatcttcagggggagatACTTAGTGAAGATGAGACCTCGAGCAATCTTCTCAT
- the LOC107962954 gene encoding small RNA 2'-O-methyltransferase isoform X4, translating into METGGSLVQAIRKPTLTPKAIIHQKFGSKASYTVEEVEEPTQNGCPGLAILQKGPCLYRCSLDLPDFTVVSGSFKKKKDAEQSAAQIALEKLGINLSADSPTAEEAWRELIARVKYIFSNEFLPALHPLSSHFKAALRRVGDLNASVPASVIAICDGKLNNLCKIINPTVESHPLLVLSYIMRAAAGLPELVVGAEGQLSIWRKDPYPPNVIESSISQQSDVAESITTMAIYIPCSPEKAVEPVILNISSTGYYFDVIAQILGLSDANMVLVSRTIGKASSETRFYFAAPKSYPLDMSSDLLNAKVVPFGGPLNARASSLCGQDIYGDSILASIGYTWKGQDIFHEDVTLQSYYRMLISKIPSGVYKLSREAILAAELPLTFTTKTNWKGSFPREILSSFCRQYRLLEPVFCVSSIPLKVSSELSRSNNKPGVSESADQEREYTNENESVDVDPKLVVSGSSFTCEIKIYSKCQDLILECAPNVLYKKQNDAVQSASLKVLSWLNAYLKDIDMSLEKEKQLANVFDIKFYRQIFFKEVVKCLSVCNCQHNETLGRKEPELNGVVENDASYINIEGTDSDLCPSNGSLLCVCYSVSLVTKGELQKELLESIEEFEFEMGTGAVIPCLEAVVSQMSVGQSACFYTELPPEDLVLAAAKDLANALAFLTSPCCLEYSIILLQVTEPPEDRMEQALFNPPLSKQRVEYAVQQIQEFCATSLVDFGCGSGSLLESLLEYPTSLETIAGVDISQKSLSRAAKVLHSKLVMKSDFDAPCRSIKSAILFDGSITDFDSRLCGFDLATCLEVIEHMEEEQASLFGDIVLSSFRPRVLIVSTPNYEYNVVLQKSNLTSHEDDPEEKIQSQSCKFRNHDHKFEWTREQFQHWASELAVRHKYRVEFSGVGGAVDLEPGFASQIAVFRRVFLPEDADGLKDEDSVWQYKVIWEWNRSM; encoded by the exons ATGGAAACTGGAGGATCATTGGTACAGGCAATAAGAAAGCCCACGCTTACGCCTAAAGCTATTATACACCAGAAGTTTGGAAGCAAAGCTTCTTATACGGTAGAGGAAGTAGAGGAACCTACTCAAAATGGATGCCCAGGATTGGCTATCCTTCAGAAGGGGCCCTGCCTTTATCGCTGTAGCTTGGACCTTCCAGATTTTACTGTTGTGTCTGGGTCCTttaagaagaagaaagatgctgaGCAGTCTGCTGCTCAGATTGCCTTGGAAAAG CTTGGCATCAATCTTTCTGCTGATAGTCCCACTGCAGAGGAAGCATGGAGAGAGTTGATAGCTCGTGTTAAATATATATTCTCGAACGAG TTCCTTCCAGCTCTTCATCCTTTGAGCAGTCATTTCAAAGCGGCTTTACGCAGAGTTGGTGATCTTAATGCTTCAGTTCCTGCTTCTGTTATTGCTATATGTGACGGAAAACTTAATAATCTGTGCAAAATAATTAATCCTACTGTGGAGTCTCATCCTCTCTTGGTCTTATCATATATTATGAGAGCTGCTGCAGGATTACCAGAGTTGGTTGTTGGTGCTGAGGGACAGCTTTCGATTTGGAGGAAAGATCCTTATCCTCCTAATGTCATAGAATCATCAATATCTCAACAGTCTGATGTTGCTGAAAGCATTACAACTATGGCCATATACATACCATGTTCACCTGAAAAGGCTGTTGAACCGGTGATTCTTAATATATCATCAACAGGTTATTACTTTGATGTTATTGCACAAATACTTGGATTATCAGATGCCAACATGGTTTTGGTCTCGAG GACTATTGGTAAAGCTTCATCTGAAACAAGATTTTACTTTGCTGCTCCCAAGTCATATCCTCTAGATATGTCATCTGATCTTTTAAATGCTAAAGTTGTTCCGTTTGGAGGACCTTTGAATGCAAGGGCCAGCTCTCTTTGTGGTCAAGATATATATGGGGATTCAATTTTGGCATCCATTGGTTACACTTGGAAAGGCCAAGATATTTTCCATGAAGATGTCACCTTGCAATCTTATTACAG GATGCTTATAAGTAAAATACCAAGTGGAGTTTACAAGTTGTCCAGAGAGGCAATACTTGCAGCTGAGTTGCCCCTGACGTTTACTACAAAGACAAACTGGAAGGGTTCCTTCCCGAGAGAAATTCTCAGTTCATTCTGTCGCCAGTACCGGCTATTAGAACCTGTTTTTTGTGTCTCAAGTATTCCTTTAAAAGTATCATCGGAGTTGTCAAGATCAAACAATAAACCTGGGGTTTCAGAATCAGCTGATCAAGAGAGAGAGTATACCAATGAAAATGAATCTGTTGATGTTGACCCAAAATTGGTGGTATCGGGAAGCAGTTttacttgtgaaataaaaatatactccAAGTGTCAAGATTTGATTTTGGAGTGTGCACCCAATGTTTTGTATAAGAAGCAAAATGATGCTGTCCAGAGTGCTTCCTTAAAAGTTTTATCATGGTTGAATGCATATTTAAAGGACATAGATATGTCTTTGGAGAAAGAAAAACAATTAGCCAATGTCTTTGATATTAAGTTTTATCGACAAATCTTTTTCAAGGAAGTTGTAAAATGCCTATCTGTTTGTAACTGTCAGCATAATGAAACTTTGGGAAGGAAAGAACCTGAATTGAATGGTGTGGTGGAAAATGATGCGAGTTATATAAATATAGAAGGTACAGATTCTGATCTGTGTCCATCTAATGGATCCCTTTTGTGCGTATGTTATTCTGTATCTTTAGTGACAAAAGGTGAACTTCAGAAGGAGCTTCTTGAAAGTATCGAGGAGTTTGAGTTTGAGATGGGGACTGGAGCGGTAATTCCCTGTCTTGAAGCTGTTGTCTCCCAGATGTCTGTTGGCCAGTCTGCTTGTTTCTATACAGAGTTGCCTCCTGAAGATTTGGTTTTGGCTGCAGCTAAGGATTTGGCAAATGCTCTTGCATTCTTAACTTCAC CTTGCTGCTTGGAGTACTCGATCATCTTGTTACAGGTGACAGAACCCCCAGAAGACAGAATGGAGCAGGCACTTTTCAACCCACCACTTTCTAAGCAACGTGTCGAATATGCAGTGCAACAGATTCAAGAATTTTGTGCTACTTCTTTG GTTGATTTTGGATGTGGCTCTGGTAGTTTACTGGAGTCTTTGTTGGAGTATCCAACTTCTTTGGAAACAATTGCCGGAGTTGATATTTCACAAAAGAGCCTCAGTCGTGCAGCAAAG GTTCTTCATTCAAAACTAGTCATGAAGTCGGATTTTGATGCACCTTGTAGGAGTATAAAATCTGCCATTCTTTTTGATGGCTCTATTACAGATTTTGATTCTCGGTTGTGTGGATTTGATCTTGCCACATGCTTAGAG gtgATTGAACATATGGAGGAGGAGCAGGCCAGTCTGTTTGGTGATATTGTCCTCAGTTCTTTTCGTCCAAGGGTTCTTATTGTTTCGACTCCCAACTATGAGTACAATGTTGTTCTCCAGAAATCCAATCTAACAAGCCATGAAGATGATCCGGAGGAGAAGATTCAGTCACAATCATGTAAATTTCGCAACCATGACCACAAGTTTGAGTGGACAAGAGAGCAGTTTCAACATTGGGCATCTGAATTAGCTGTTAGACACAAGTATAGGGTTGAATTCAGTGGGGTTGGTGGTGCTGTTGATCTGGAACCGGGATTTGCTTCACAGATTGCCGTCTTTAGAAGGGTGTTTCTACCCGAGGATGCTGACGGTCTGAAGGATGAAGATTCGGTATGGCAATACAAAGTTATATGGGAGTGGAATAGAA